A window of Longispora fulva contains these coding sequences:
- a CDS encoding LLM class flavin-dependent oxidoreductase, producing MTADRPSTPGHVPGVDTSSPGVPAGVAAAVDVFLLAGQFPGQSAREALDHCVDYALAAERAGFGGVWLAEHHFIRYGRCASAPTLAGYLLGRTSTLTVGTAAAILSNRHPVALAEDALLLDAVSGGRFRLGVARGGPWVDLEVFGTGLPRYEHGFPEAMDVLLSALDGSVSAAGEFFDFRPVDLGLSTRGAGPVGAAGVVGATGAGSSTVWVAATSPGTVELAAARGLPLLLGVHDDDVSKIALLERYRAAGGPADAPHASAHLVGDPDALRRSMPGWLATTADYVRLVPGAGRDPAAYLEHLLAISPVGTVEECVARLRASAAATGVRRQLLLVEGAGDPAAVLAIIASLGSALSLDAIPG from the coding sequence GTGACTGCTGATCGACCGTCCACCCCGGGGCACGTCCCCGGGGTGGACACCTCGTCACCCGGCGTCCCTGCCGGAGTCGCTGCCGCCGTGGACGTGTTCCTGCTGGCCGGGCAGTTTCCCGGGCAGAGCGCCCGAGAGGCCCTCGACCACTGCGTCGACTATGCCCTCGCCGCCGAGCGGGCCGGTTTCGGCGGCGTGTGGCTGGCCGAACACCACTTCATCCGGTACGGCCGCTGCGCCTCCGCCCCGACCCTCGCCGGCTACCTGCTCGGCCGCACCTCCACCCTCACGGTCGGCACCGCCGCGGCGATCCTGTCCAACCGGCACCCGGTCGCGCTCGCCGAGGACGCGCTACTGCTCGACGCCGTGTCCGGCGGGCGGTTCCGGCTCGGGGTGGCCCGGGGTGGGCCGTGGGTGGACCTGGAGGTGTTCGGCACCGGCCTGCCCCGCTACGAGCACGGGTTCCCCGAGGCGATGGACGTGCTGCTGTCCGCGCTGGACGGGTCGGTGTCGGCGGCGGGGGAGTTCTTCGACTTCCGGCCCGTCGACCTGGGACTGTCAACGCGCGGGGCGGGGCCGGTGGGCGCGGCCGGGGTCGTCGGTGCGACCGGTGCCGGCAGCTCGACCGTGTGGGTCGCGGCCACCTCGCCCGGGACCGTGGAACTCGCGGCGGCGCGCGGGTTGCCGCTGCTGCTCGGCGTACACGATGACGATGTTTCCAAGATCGCGTTGTTGGAGCGCTATCGGGCGGCCGGGGGGCCGGCGGACGCCCCGCACGCGTCGGCGCACCTCGTCGGGGACCCGGACGCGCTGCGGAGGTCCATGCCCGGCTGGCTGGCGACCACGGCCGACTACGTCCGGCTGGTGCCGGGAGCCGGCCGTGATCCGGCGGCGTATCTGGAACACCTGTTGGCGATCAGTCCGGTGGGGACGGTCGAGGAGTGCGTGGCCCGACTGCGGGCGAGCGCCGCGGCGACCGGAGTGCGAAGGCAATTACTCCTCGTGGAAGGCGCCGGGGATCCAGCGGCGGTATTGGCGATCATCGCTTCCCTCGGGTCCGCCCTTTCACTCGATGCGATACCTGGGTAA
- a CDS encoding DUF4191 domain-containing protein, whose product MAKAQQPEKVSLRDRLKQIGMVFAFTAKRDKLFVPLVVVAVLVPVVIAGLLVWLLGSWLWAPTGVLLAVLGVMIVLNLRSNTAMMSEAEGQPGAAAQILEMMRGDWRVTPAVQLTTQNDFVHRVIGRPGVILVAEGAPGRLKSMLAQEKKKLNRVVGDTPVYDFIVGNDGDEVPLRKLRMSMMKLPRNITGKQVNALETRLTALSAGRPAMPKGPIPKNMKPPRGASRGR is encoded by the coding sequence ATGGCGAAGGCGCAGCAACCAGAAAAAGTTTCCCTCCGCGACCGCCTGAAGCAGATCGGGATGGTCTTCGCGTTCACCGCGAAGCGCGACAAGCTCTTCGTGCCGCTGGTCGTCGTCGCGGTGCTCGTGCCCGTCGTCATAGCGGGTCTGCTCGTGTGGCTGCTGGGTTCGTGGCTGTGGGCCCCGACCGGCGTGCTGCTCGCGGTGCTGGGCGTCATGATCGTGCTGAACCTGCGGTCGAACACGGCGATGATGTCCGAGGCGGAGGGTCAGCCCGGCGCGGCGGCCCAGATCCTGGAGATGATGCGCGGCGACTGGCGGGTCACCCCGGCCGTGCAGCTGACGACCCAGAATGACTTCGTGCACCGGGTGATCGGCCGTCCGGGCGTGATCCTGGTCGCCGAGGGCGCCCCGGGCCGGCTGAAGAGCATGCTCGCCCAGGAGAAGAAGAAGCTCAACCGGGTGGTCGGCGACACCCCGGTGTACGACTTCATCGTGGGGAACGACGGCGACGAGGTGCCGCTGCGCAAGCTGCGGATGTCGATGATGAAGCTGCCCCGCAACATCACGGGCAAGCAGGTCAACGCCCTGGAGACCCGGCTGACGGCGCTCAGCGCTGGCCGGCCGGCGATGCCGAAGGGTCCGATCCCGAAGAACATGAAGCCGCCGCGCGGGGCGTCCCGGGGCCGCTAG
- the lipA gene encoding lipoyl synthase, with protein MTVVSPEGRRLLRVEARNAETPIERKPPWIKIKAKMGPEYTQIRNLVTREGLHTVCQEAGCPNIYECWEDREATFLIGGDQCTRRCDFCQIDTGKPADFDADEPRRVAESVAQMELKYATITGVARDDLPDGGAWLYAETVRQIHQLMPGCGVELLIPDFNAKPDQLAEVFDSRPEVLAHNLETVPRIFKRIRPAFRYDRSLSVITEARKAGLVTKSNLILGMGEEREEITQALRDLVDAGCELITITQYLRPSPKHHPVSRWVKPEEFVELQEEALQMGFAGVMSGPLVRSSYRAGRLYQQALDARVAS; from the coding sequence GTGACTGTGGTGAGCCCTGAAGGACGACGCCTTTTGAGGGTCGAGGCCCGTAACGCCGAGACCCCGATCGAGCGCAAGCCTCCGTGGATCAAGATCAAGGCGAAGATGGGTCCCGAGTACACCCAGATTCGCAATCTTGTCACGCGCGAGGGCCTGCACACAGTCTGCCAGGAGGCCGGCTGTCCCAACATCTACGAGTGCTGGGAGGACCGGGAGGCGACGTTCCTCATCGGTGGCGACCAGTGCACCCGGCGGTGTGACTTCTGCCAGATCGACACCGGCAAGCCGGCCGACTTCGACGCGGACGAGCCCCGGCGGGTGGCCGAGTCGGTCGCCCAGATGGAGCTGAAGTACGCGACGATCACCGGCGTGGCCCGCGACGACCTGCCCGACGGCGGCGCGTGGCTGTACGCGGAGACGGTCCGCCAGATCCACCAGCTCATGCCCGGCTGCGGTGTCGAGCTGCTGATCCCCGACTTCAACGCGAAGCCCGACCAGCTGGCCGAGGTGTTCGACAGCCGGCCGGAGGTGCTCGCGCACAACCTGGAGACCGTGCCCCGGATCTTCAAGCGGATCCGCCCGGCGTTTAGGTACGACCGGTCGTTGAGCGTGATCACCGAGGCGCGCAAGGCCGGCCTGGTCACCAAGTCGAACCTGATCCTCGGCATGGGCGAGGAGCGCGAGGAGATCACCCAGGCGCTCCGCGACCTCGTGGACGCCGGGTGCGAGCTGATCACGATCACGCAGTACCTGCGGCCGTCGCCGAAGCACCACCCGGTCAGCCGGTGGGTGAAGCCGGAGGAGTTCGTCGAGCTCCAGGAGGAGGCCCTGCAGATGGGCTTCGCCGGGGTCATGTCCGGGCCCCTGGTCCGGTCGAGCTACCGGGCCGGTCGGCTCTACCAGCAGGCGTTGGACGCGCGCGTCGCGTCCTGA
- a CDS encoding RDD family protein, whose amino-acid sequence MAEDTPVELASMNQRFGALLIDWLLCMLIVAPFSQAGWMGAWALVALVVEYTFFAGLFGQTPGMRVLHIACALVPDGGPIGVPRAFLRGLLLAVVIPAVIMDDYGRGLHDRWVGSIMIKA is encoded by the coding sequence ATGGCCGAGGATACCCCCGTCGAGCTCGCCTCGATGAACCAACGGTTCGGTGCGTTGCTCATCGACTGGCTGCTGTGCATGCTCATCGTCGCGCCGTTCAGCCAGGCCGGCTGGATGGGCGCGTGGGCGCTGGTCGCCCTAGTGGTGGAGTACACCTTCTTCGCGGGTCTGTTCGGTCAGACCCCCGGAATGCGGGTGCTGCACATCGCATGCGCGTTGGTGCCCGACGGCGGGCCGATCGGCGTGCCCCGGGCGTTCCTGCGCGGCCTGCTGCTCGCCGTCGTGATCCCCGCCGTGATCATGGACGACTACGGTCGCGGCCTGCACGACCGCTGGGTCGGCTCCATCATGATCAAGGCTTGA
- a CDS encoding type II toxin-antitoxin system TacA family antitoxin: MTTKSDRIEMRTDPETGERIAQAAEATQQSVSAFVREAATYAADKILARFEHVLMPAEQFDRLYESLDTPDDAPKIAEVARRPRRFTRR, translated from the coding sequence ATGACGACTAAATCTGACCGCATCGAAATGCGAACCGATCCGGAAACTGGGGAACGAATCGCTCAGGCTGCTGAAGCTACCCAGCAGTCTGTATCGGCGTTTGTCCGTGAGGCGGCCACGTACGCCGCCGACAAGATCCTCGCGCGTTTCGAGCACGTCCTCATGCCCGCTGAACAGTTCGACAGACTTTATGAATCGCTCGACACCCCGGACGACGCGCCCAAGATCGCCGAGGTTGCACGCCGCCCTAGGCGGTTCACCCGCAGATGA
- a CDS encoding DUF4352 domain-containing protein — MTAPRMGHLAVLCCIAALGTGFVATVATAETPHEGSAVAAPAATKAPAPPPPSIGTPVRDGKFEFVVKKVECGVDQVGGDYLNKSAQGQFCLVTLSVKNIGNKPQTMSDSNQKGFGANNARYSPDSTASLYANPDSAQVWYTEINPGNEVTGLIVFDIPKDGQLLSLELHDSLFSGGVKVKLQ, encoded by the coding sequence ATGACCGCACCCAGAATGGGGCACCTGGCTGTGCTCTGTTGTATCGCGGCCCTCGGCACGGGCTTTGTCGCGACGGTCGCCACCGCGGAAACACCGCATGAGGGCAGCGCTGTGGCCGCGCCGGCCGCGACCAAGGCGCCGGCACCACCGCCACCCAGCATCGGCACCCCGGTCAGAGACGGCAAGTTCGAGTTCGTGGTCAAGAAGGTCGAGTGCGGAGTGGACCAGGTCGGCGGCGACTATCTCAACAAGAGTGCTCAGGGACAGTTCTGCCTCGTGACCCTGTCCGTCAAGAACATCGGAAACAAACCCCAGACGATGTCCGACAGCAACCAGAAGGGATTCGGGGCGAACAACGCGCGCTATTCCCCTGACTCCACCGCCAGTCTCTACGCCAACCCAGACAGCGCCCAGGTGTGGTACACGGAAATCAATCCTGGCAATGAGGTCACCGGGCTCATCGTCTTCGACATTCCCAAGGACGGCCAACTGCTCAGCCTGGAGCTGCACGACTCGCTGTTCTCCGGCGGGGTCAAGGTGAAGCTCCAGTAG
- the aspS gene encoding aspartate--tRNA(Asn) ligase codes for MQRVLSSQLAAHVGQRVRIAGWTHRRRVLKSVSFLIVRDRAGLAQVVVSTPGALDGFGEETVVGVVGTVIANPAAPGGVELTEPVIELLSEPVRELPVELFRPELGVTLPTLLDHAAVTLRHPSRQRVFELSAAAIRGFRRVLDAQGYTEVCTPKIVGSATESGASVFKVDYFGGTAYLAQSPQFYKQTMVGVFERVYEIGPVFRAEPHDTSRHLAEYVSLDVELGFIQDHREVMAVLRDVVAGMIEEAAGLGFELPVVPVEIPVLHFAEALKIAGADPGELDLAPAHERAIGEWGLREHGSDFVFVEGYPTLKRAFYTHPEPGQAPYSRGFDLLFRGLELVSGAQRLHKYADYVATLAERGEDVAPYESYLEVFRLGMPPHGGFAIGLERFVMQLIGATNIREVTLFPRDLHRVTP; via the coding sequence ATGCAACGCGTTCTCTCGTCCCAACTCGCCGCCCACGTGGGCCAGCGGGTCAGGATCGCCGGCTGGACCCACCGCCGCCGAGTCCTCAAATCGGTGTCCTTCCTCATCGTTCGCGACCGTGCGGGCCTCGCCCAGGTGGTCGTGTCCACCCCCGGCGCGCTCGACGGGTTCGGCGAGGAGACCGTCGTCGGCGTCGTCGGCACGGTCATCGCGAACCCGGCCGCGCCCGGCGGGGTGGAGCTCACCGAACCGGTCATCGAGCTGCTGTCGGAGCCGGTCCGCGAGCTGCCGGTGGAGCTGTTCCGCCCCGAGTTGGGCGTCACCCTGCCGACGCTCCTGGACCACGCCGCCGTCACCCTGCGTCATCCCAGCCGTCAACGGGTCTTCGAGTTGTCGGCGGCGGCGATCCGGGGTTTCCGCCGGGTGCTCGACGCCCAGGGGTACACGGAGGTGTGCACGCCCAAGATCGTCGGCTCGGCGACGGAGTCGGGCGCGAGCGTCTTCAAGGTCGACTACTTCGGGGGCACGGCCTACCTCGCCCAGTCGCCCCAGTTCTACAAGCAGACGATGGTCGGCGTGTTCGAGCGCGTCTACGAGATCGGGCCGGTGTTTAGGGCCGAGCCGCACGACACGTCCCGACACCTGGCCGAGTACGTCTCGCTCGACGTCGAGCTGGGCTTCATCCAGGACCACCGCGAGGTGATGGCCGTCCTGCGCGACGTCGTCGCCGGGATGATCGAGGAGGCCGCCGGGCTGGGCTTCGAGCTGCCGGTCGTACCCGTCGAGATTCCGGTCTTGCACTTCGCCGAGGCGCTGAAGATCGCCGGGGCCGACCCGGGCGAGCTGGACCTGGCCCCCGCGCACGAGCGGGCGATCGGGGAGTGGGGGCTGCGCGAGCACGGCTCCGACTTCGTGTTCGTCGAGGGGTACCCGACCCTCAAGCGCGCCTTCTACACCCACCCGGAACCGGGCCAGGCCCCCTACTCGAGGGGCTTCGACCTGCTCTTCCGGGGCCTGGAGCTGGTCAGCGGGGCGCAGCGACTGCACAAGTACGCCGACTACGTCGCCACCCTCGCCGAGCGCGGCGAGGACGTGGCCCCGTACGAGAGCTACCTGGAGGTGTTCCGGCTCGGGATGCCCCCGCACGGCGGCTTCGCGATCGGGCTCGAACGGTTCGTGATGCAGCTGATCGGCGCGACCAACATCCGCGAGGTCACCCTGTTCCCGAGAGACCTGCACAGAGTTACCCCGTAG
- a CDS encoding sulfite exporter TauE/SafE family protein yields the protein MIVTLVIASVAAFVLAVLSAVAGFGGGVLLLPVFTGLFGLRVAVPVLTIAQVASNGGRVWFNRADLSWRLIGRFALGAVPLAAAGGLLLAHAPLSPLKRLLGGFLIAVVVWRRINPHPKAPTDGAFVAVGAASGLGSALLGSVGPLTAPFFLAKGLRRATYIGTEAACALAMHGTKIAAYGAGDLLTGRVLLLGAALTPATLAGAWAGRRIVGRISDQVFVRLIEAGLVVAGLLFLAGL from the coding sequence ATGATCGTGACCCTGGTGATCGCGTCGGTGGCGGCGTTCGTCCTGGCGGTGCTGTCCGCAGTGGCCGGATTCGGCGGCGGGGTCCTGCTGTTGCCGGTGTTCACGGGCCTGTTCGGCCTGCGCGTGGCGGTGCCGGTGTTGACGATCGCGCAGGTGGCCAGCAACGGCGGGCGGGTGTGGTTCAACCGCGCGGACCTGTCCTGGCGGCTGATCGGCCGGTTCGCGCTCGGTGCCGTGCCGCTGGCCGCAGCCGGTGGACTCCTGCTGGCCCACGCCCCGTTGTCGCCGCTCAAACGGCTACTGGGCGGGTTCCTGATCGCCGTGGTGGTGTGGCGGCGGATCAACCCGCACCCGAAGGCCCCGACGGACGGCGCGTTCGTCGCGGTCGGTGCGGCTTCGGGCCTCGGGTCGGCACTGCTGGGCTCGGTGGGGCCGTTGACCGCGCCGTTCTTCCTCGCCAAGGGCCTGCGCCGGGCCACGTACATCGGCACCGAAGCCGCCTGCGCCCTGGCGATGCACGGCACGAAGATCGCCGCCTACGGGGCCGGTGACCTGCTCACCGGGCGGGTCCTGCTCCTCGGGGCCGCGTTGACCCCGGCGACCCTGGCGGGCGCGTGGGCGGGGAGGAGGATCGTCGGACGGATCAGCGACCAGGTCTTCGTCCGGCTCATCGAGGCAGGCCTCGTCGTCGCGGGGCTGCTGTTCCTCGCCGGACTCTGA
- a CDS encoding ATP-binding protein: MKIAFVGKGGSGKTTLAALFSRYLAHAGAPTLAIDADINQHLAAALGATEEEAVMLPAMGDALPDIKEYLRGDNPRISSAAAMVKTTPPGRGSRLLRISEDNPVYDSLARAVGGVRLMVTGPFATEDLGVACYHSKVGAVELVLNHLVDGPGEYVVVDMTAGADSFASGLFTRFDRTFLVCEPTLRSVGVYRQYAGYASEYGVRVDVVGNKVEDASDVEFLRENVGGDLIGWLGRSSYVKSAERGHPQPIEALEEVNRAVLARLKGAVDMTRKDWATYSAQAAEFHLRNASAWANAKTGEDLAHQIDPDFVLGLPVSN; encoded by the coding sequence ATGAAGATCGCCTTCGTGGGGAAGGGCGGCAGCGGCAAGACCACCCTGGCCGCGCTCTTTTCCCGCTACCTCGCCCACGCCGGAGCCCCGACGCTCGCCATCGACGCCGACATCAACCAGCACCTCGCCGCGGCCCTCGGGGCCACGGAGGAGGAGGCCGTGATGCTCCCGGCGATGGGCGACGCGCTGCCCGACATCAAGGAGTACCTGCGGGGGGACAACCCGCGGATCAGCTCCGCCGCCGCGATGGTCAAGACCACCCCGCCCGGGCGTGGCTCCCGACTGCTGCGGATCTCCGAGGACAACCCGGTCTATGACTCACTCGCCCGCGCTGTCGGGGGCGTGCGGCTCATGGTCACCGGGCCATTCGCCACCGAAGACCTGGGCGTGGCCTGCTACCACTCCAAGGTCGGCGCCGTCGAACTGGTGCTCAACCACCTCGTCGACGGCCCCGGCGAGTACGTCGTCGTGGACATGACCGCCGGGGCCGACTCCTTCGCCTCGGGGCTGTTCACCCGGTTCGACCGGACCTTCCTGGTCTGCGAGCCGACCCTGCGCAGCGTGGGCGTGTACCGGCAGTACGCCGGCTACGCCAGCGAGTACGGCGTGCGGGTCGACGTCGTCGGCAACAAGGTCGAGGACGCCTCCGACGTCGAGTTCCTCCGCGAGAACGTCGGCGGGGACCTGATCGGCTGGCTCGGCCGGTCCAGCTACGTCAAGTCCGCCGAGCGCGGCCACCCCCAGCCCATCGAGGCGCTGGAGGAGGTCAACCGGGCCGTCCTCGCCCGGCTCAAGGGAGCCGTCGACATGACCCGGAAGGACTGGGCCACCTACAGCGCCCAGGCCGCGGAGTTCCACCTGCGCAACGCGTCGGCCTGGGCCAACGCCAAGACCGGCGAGGACCTCGCGCACCAGATCGACCCGGACTTCGTCCTGGGTCTGCCCGTTTCCAACTGA
- a CDS encoding SCO5389 family protein has product MSLDVPTALLERAESGTVTDAEFVDCVRLSLPYAWEIVSGVVADLGLSEAEMADHEIPPPSEAERGQLLRALASDAIRGGLERHFGVKLAFQNCHRVAAFRPSAVDGARYQAFISPRGQLLNQSPELRDC; this is encoded by the coding sequence ATGTCCCTTGATGTCCCCACCGCCCTGCTCGAGCGCGCCGAGTCCGGCACGGTCACCGACGCGGAGTTCGTCGACTGCGTCCGGCTGTCCCTCCCGTACGCCTGGGAGATCGTCAGCGGCGTCGTCGCCGACCTCGGGCTCAGCGAGGCCGAGATGGCCGACCACGAGATCCCGCCGCCGAGCGAGGCGGAGCGCGGCCAGCTGCTGCGCGCCCTGGCCTCCGACGCGATCCGGGGTGGCCTCGAGCGGCACTTCGGCGTGAAGCTCGCCTTCCAGAACTGCCACCGGGTGGCGGCGTTCCGGCCGTCCGCCGTGGACGGTGCGCGGTACCAGGCTTTCATCTCGCCGCGCGGCCAGCTGCTCAACCAGTCGCCGGAGCTCCGTGACTGCTGA
- the glnA gene encoding type I glutamate--ammonia ligase, translated as MFANPEELLSYLKDEDVKFVDVRFCDLPGTMQHFNVPTESFDAAVFTDGLAFDGSSVRGFQSIHESDMLLLPDVTTAFIDPFRAQKTLALNFFVHDPFTREAYSRDPRNVAKKAEAYLASSGIADTAFFGAEAEFYIFDSIRHDTNAHSGYYFIDAEEGAWNSGREEEGGNKGYKTKYKGGYFPVPPVDHQADLRDAMSTNLIDAGFTIERAHHEVGTGGQAEINYRFSTLLNAGDQVQLFKYIIKNTAWQANKSVTFMPKPLFGDNGSGMHTHQSLWMGGEPLFYDEAGYGGLSDLARWYIGGLLHHAPSLLAFTNPTINSFRRLVPGYEAPVNLVYSQRNRSACTRIPVTGTNPKAKRVEFRVPDPSANPYLAFAAMMMAGLDGIKNKIEPPAPIDKDLYELPPEEHAQVKQVPGSLEEVLEALEADHDYLLEGGVFTPDLIETWIEYKKANEIDPVRLRPTPHEFAMYYDC; from the coding sequence GTGTTCGCCAACCCGGAAGAACTGCTGAGTTACCTCAAGGACGAGGACGTAAAGTTTGTCGATGTCCGGTTCTGTGACCTTCCGGGCACGATGCAGCACTTCAACGTGCCCACGGAGTCCTTCGACGCCGCGGTGTTCACCGACGGGCTCGCGTTCGACGGTTCGTCCGTCCGCGGCTTCCAGTCGATCCACGAGTCGGACATGCTCCTGCTCCCGGACGTCACAACGGCCTTCATCGACCCGTTCCGGGCCCAGAAGACCCTCGCGCTGAACTTCTTCGTGCACGACCCGTTCACCCGCGAGGCGTACAGCCGCGACCCGCGCAACGTGGCGAAGAAGGCCGAGGCGTACCTGGCCTCCTCCGGCATCGCCGACACCGCGTTCTTCGGGGCGGAGGCCGAGTTCTACATCTTCGACTCGATCCGCCACGACACCAACGCGCACTCCGGCTACTACTTCATCGACGCCGAAGAGGGCGCGTGGAACTCCGGCCGCGAGGAAGAGGGCGGCAACAAGGGCTACAAGACCAAGTACAAGGGCGGCTACTTCCCGGTGCCGCCGGTCGACCACCAGGCCGACCTGCGTGACGCGATGTCGACGAACCTGATCGACGCGGGCTTCACCATCGAGCGGGCGCACCACGAGGTCGGCACCGGCGGCCAGGCCGAGATCAACTACCGGTTCTCCACGCTGCTCAACGCCGGCGACCAGGTGCAGCTGTTCAAGTACATCATCAAGAACACCGCGTGGCAGGCCAACAAGTCCGTCACGTTCATGCCGAAGCCGCTGTTCGGCGACAACGGCTCGGGCATGCATACCCACCAGAGCCTGTGGATGGGCGGCGAGCCCCTGTTCTACGACGAGGCCGGCTACGGCGGCCTGTCGGACCTGGCCCGCTGGTACATCGGCGGCCTGCTGCACCACGCGCCGTCGCTGCTGGCGTTCACCAACCCGACCATCAACTCGTTCCGCCGGCTCGTCCCCGGCTACGAGGCCCCGGTCAACCTGGTCTACTCGCAGCGCAACCGCTCCGCGTGCACCCGGATCCCGGTCACGGGCACCAACCCGAAGGCCAAGCGCGTCGAGTTCCGGGTGCCGGACCCGTCGGCGAACCCGTACCTGGCGTTCGCGGCCATGATGATGGCCGGCCTCGACGGCATCAAGAACAAGATCGAGCCCCCGGCCCCGATCGACAAGGACCTCTACGAGCTGCCGCCGGAGGAGCACGCGCAGGTCAAGCAGGTCCCGGGTTCGCTCGAGGAGGTGCTCGAGGCGCTCGAGGCCGACCACGACTACCTGCTCGAGGGCGGCGTGTTCACGCCGGACCTGATCGAGACGTGGATCGAGTACAAGAAGGCCAACGAGATCGACCCGGTCCGCCTGCGGCCGACCCCGCACGAGTTCGCGATGTACTACGACTGCTAG
- the lipB gene encoding lipoyl(octanoyl) transferase LipB, which yields MVTQTAPIEVVRAGVVDYMAAWDEQRRIHEAVASGAATDTILLLEHPSVYTAGKRTEPWDRPVDGTPVIDVDRGGKITWHGPGQLVGYPIMKLDSKLDVIAYVHRVEAMLVTVFAEFGVATATISERKERRGAVWVLEDERGPDRKLAAIGIRVASGVTQHGFSINCDPDMTAFDKIVPCGIRDAGVTSLTQELGRDVPVSEVLPVVERHLGMLLP from the coding sequence CTGGTGACACAGACAGCGCCGATAGAGGTCGTCCGCGCCGGGGTCGTCGACTACATGGCCGCGTGGGACGAACAGCGCCGGATCCATGAGGCCGTCGCCTCGGGGGCGGCCACCGACACGATCCTGCTGCTGGAGCACCCGAGCGTGTACACGGCGGGCAAGCGCACCGAGCCGTGGGACCGCCCGGTGGACGGCACCCCAGTGATCGACGTCGACCGGGGCGGCAAGATCACGTGGCACGGGCCGGGCCAGCTCGTGGGGTACCCGATCATGAAGCTCGACTCCAAGCTCGACGTGATCGCCTACGTGCACCGGGTCGAGGCGATGTTGGTCACGGTGTTCGCCGAGTTCGGCGTCGCCACCGCGACCATCTCCGAGCGCAAGGAACGCCGGGGCGCGGTCTGGGTGCTCGAGGACGAGCGCGGCCCGGACCGCAAGCTGGCCGCGATCGGGATCCGGGTCGCCTCGGGCGTCACCCAGCACGGGTTCTCCATCAACTGCGACCCGGACATGACGGCGTTCGACAAGATCGTGCCGTGCGGGATCCGAGACGCCGGCGTCACCTCGCTGACCCAGGAACTCGGCCGCGATGTGCCAGTCTCCGAGGTTCTCCCCGTGGTGGAACGCCATCTTGGCATGCTGCTGCCCTAG
- a CDS encoding TIGR01777 family oxidoreductase has product MRVLMSGASGFLGTALSHHLAAHGHEVTRLVRRPVQAPDESRWDPYADVVDLGAPDAVVNLSGAGVGDRRWTRAYKHTIRDSRVEPTAVLSRAIAAAPVKPRVMLSASGIGFYGDTGDVVVTEDSPLGEGFLQEVCRAWESATRPAEDAGVRVAHLRTGLVLSGAGGLLPRMLPLFRAGVGGRLGSGRQYMPWITLADWLGAATFLLDAAVHGPVNMVGPDPVTNAEFTKELASALRRPAVLPAPSVGLRVVLGEFSSEVLAGQRAMPAALTDAGYRFEHTTLPAALHWALGDS; this is encoded by the coding sequence ATGCGGGTACTCATGTCCGGAGCGTCGGGTTTCCTCGGCACGGCCCTGTCCCACCACCTCGCGGCGCACGGCCACGAGGTGACCCGGCTGGTCCGCCGGCCGGTGCAGGCCCCCGACGAGTCGCGCTGGGACCCGTACGCGGACGTGGTCGACCTCGGCGCGCCGGACGCGGTGGTGAACCTGTCCGGGGCCGGGGTGGGCGACCGGCGGTGGACCCGCGCGTACAAGCACACGATCCGCGACAGCCGGGTCGAGCCGACGGCCGTGCTGTCCCGGGCGATCGCGGCTGCCCCGGTCAAGCCGAGGGTGATGCTCAGCGCCTCCGGGATCGGCTTCTACGGCGACACCGGCGATGTCGTGGTCACCGAGGACTCCCCGCTCGGTGAGGGCTTCCTGCAGGAGGTGTGCCGGGCGTGGGAGTCGGCGACCCGGCCGGCCGAGGACGCCGGGGTGCGGGTCGCGCATCTGCGTACCGGGCTGGTCCTGTCGGGTGCCGGTGGGCTGCTGCCCCGGATGCTGCCGCTGTTCCGGGCCGGGGTGGGGGGCCGGTTGGGGTCCGGGCGGCAGTACATGCCGTGGATCACGCTCGCCGACTGGCTCGGCGCGGCCACGTTCCTGCTGGACGCTGCGGTGCACGGGCCGGTGAACATGGTCGGGCCGGATCCGGTGACCAACGCGGAGTTCACGAAGGAGTTGGCGTCGGCCCTGCGCCGGCCGGCCGTGCTTCCGGCGCCGTCGGTGGGGTTGCGCGTGGTGCTGGGCGAGTTCAGCTCGGAGGTCCTGGCGGGGCAGCGGGCGATGCCGGCGGCGTTGACGGACGCGGGTTACCGGTTCGAGCACACCACGCTGCCGGCGGCCCTGCACTGGGCCCTGGGCGACTCCTGA